CATGAGGTTCGGCTCGCGAAGTTCGGCATCAATCTCAAAAAGAAACTCTGTTTCTAGCGTACTCATGATTTTCTCCTGGTGACGGTGTGACAGGACCTTAAGCGGCAGTGCCACCCGCTACAACCGTCGCGCAAGAACCAAGAGAATGAGACTACCGGACCCAAACGTGAATGTTGCAAGGGCGACGGGCATGAGGCCGTAAGGCGCGAGGAAGGGCGCAACACCGGCTGCACCGGCACCGGCAAGTGCAACACAGAAAAAGTTCAGAAGTGACGAGGCCCGTGCGCCATGGGTCGGCACTATATCCATCGCCTTTGTAAATCCCGCCCCACTTCTTATGCCGTGGCCTGCGTCGAAGATCGCAACAAGAAAGGCAACCGCGAGCCAGCCGGGGAGATTTGCCCATACCGCGTACGCCAGCAGGGCCGCGCCACCGATGAGCTGAGCGATGGAACCGGTCAGAATGAAGTCATCTGTTTTGAAGTGATGCACAAGCAATCCGGTCCCATTCGCACCTGCGATGTACGCGGAAATAATGATCACCTGCGTAAGCAGAAAGGCGGTGGTGTCACCTCCCAGATGCGCTGTGATGAGATAAGGCGAACTCAAGACAAAGGTGAGCAGCCCCGCAAATCCCAACGCCTGACTGCCCACATAGGCAAGATATCTGCCGTGACTAAGAAGCCGCCCATAGCCGCGCACCACGGGCCAGAGATCCGTCTCGTGACTTTCTGGTCGGTCGTTTGGGATGGTGAGGCCCACCGCTGGCACCAGCAGCAGGCCAATGCCTGCGATGAGCCAGAAGATGGACTGCCAGCCCCAGGCAGCGATCATCAATGCACCGAGCGCGGGTGCGATCACCGGGATCAACCCAAAGAGGGACGAGAAGATCGACATGGCGCGTACGCTGCGGGCTTCATCATAGAGCGAGCGAATGAGGGCGGGTGCAACAGAGTTGCCTGACGCTGCCGCGCACCCCTGTAACACCCGCCCTAAGATGAGGATCTCGGGTGTAGTCGCCATGGCGCAGAGAAGAGATGCAGGTACGAAAATCGCGAGGCCACCCAATAGGACAGCGCGGCGCGAATAGAGGTCCGCGAGTGCCCCGAACATCAGCATTGAGGTTGCAAAGCCAAATGAAAAGCCAGCGAGCGTCCACTGGGCTTCCACCACGCTGGCCCCAAGCTGTTCAGGCAGCAGTGGAATGGCCGGCAGATGAAAATCAAACGCAGACCCGCCCAGCATTGCCGTCGCCAGAACAATGGTGACGATCCATCCGGTATGGGTCACGGGCTCCCCGCTCTCTCTTTGATGAGCGGCAACACAGCCAGTGCGGCAAGGCTCATGATCAGCATGGCGGCCCCGGCACTCCAGACACCATCATCAAGGAATGGCGCGACCGCACCGGTGCCAATTGCTGACAGGCCCATCGAAAAGAAGATGATGAGGGACGATGCCCGTGCGCCATAAGCAGGCACAGCGTCAATCGCGCGGGAGAAACCTGCACCACCGCGAAGCCCAAGACCGATGCAATAAGGCACGCCACCAAACGCAAAGCCCAACCAGTGAACAGGAAAGAGGAGCGCGTAGCCAAGCAATGCAAACGCGCTCACGATTTGGATCGTGTTTCCAACCCAAATGAGTTGGTCGGCGGTAACGCGTCGCATCAACCGTCCGGTCGTGTTTGCAGCAAGCAGAAACACGCCGACCCACATGATCTGGGAATAGACATACTCTGCCGGTCCCCCATCCATATGTGTAACGATCAGCGTTGGGGCGGAAAAGACAACCGCAAGCAAACCCCCGAGTGAAAATCCGTGACTCACCGCATAGCCCATAAAGCGCTTGTGCCTGAGCAGGGTGAAGAACCCCATGAGCACTGGCCAGATACTGGTGTGATGACTTTCTGGCCGGTCATCGGGCACCACAATCACGGCGGCGATGAGCAGGGGCACGCCTGCAATGACGATGACCCAGAAGTTCGCCTCCCAACCGAACTGGGAAAATATCCAGGCCCCAAGGATCGGAGCAAAAGCTGGAATGATCGCATCAATCCCGCCAATGACGGAGATGGCATGTACTGCGCGGGCTTCATCGAAGAGGGGTTTGATCATTGGCACGGTCAGGGCGGCGGAGGCGCTTGCAGAGAAGCCTTGAGCGAAGCGCGCAAGCGCAAGGCTCTCTGCTGTGCCGGAAACGGCGCACCAGAGAGACGCAGGGACGAACACGAACAGCGAGCCGACCAGCACCCAACGGCGATTCCAGAGATCACCGGCAGCGCCAAAGAGGATCTGCGAGATTGCGAAGCCTGCGCTGAACGTCACCAATGTGAACTGCACAGCTTCGATAGAAGCGCCGAATATTTCGGGCAGGTACGGAACCGACGGCAAGTAGAGGTCTGTCGCCGCGAGCGCCAGCATGTTGGCGGCGACAATGGTGATGATGATCGCGAGACGGGTCGTGGGGGAGACCTGGGATGAATTCTCTGACTGAGACATGGATAGCGTGTCCTGGAACGAAAAAAGCCCGGCAAAACCGGGCTCTGACTGAATAGAAGAGGGTGTGGTTTGCTATTTTGGAGGCGCGCACGAACGCACGACCGGCTTGCATGCGCCGACCGCGGATTCGAGATACATATTTTGAAAACCACACATAAGAGATCTCACACCTATTCGATGAACTGCGTGCGACTATGACGAGCGGGTTGAACCAAGTCAACTGGCCATGAGGTAGACACCGCGGCCTGACGCAAGAAGTTTTCCATGTCCGCCAAAGACTTTGGTCTCCGCTGTAGAGACTTTGGAGCCAAGTTTGATGATGTTGGCTTCAGCCGTCATGTCACCCGGTCCGGCAGGACGGTGATAATCGACGCGCAAGTCTACTGTTGCGATTGAGATGCTACCCGTCGTCAGCACAGAGTAGAGGCCGAGGAGATCAATGACTGATGCCAGGATGCCGCCATGAACCGTCGGTGGATTGGGATTGGAAATTAGGTCTTCTTTCCAGGGCAGAGAAACGCACATACGTCCCTCATCAACTTCAGTGACCCTAAGGCCTAGCCAGCGCTGAAACGGCGAGACGTCAATACGTTGCTGCCAGGTTTCGAGATTTGCCCGAACTGTTGATTGATCCGCCATTCGCCATCCCCTGTTTTTTGAGGAAGCTTAGACGGGTGTGTCGCCCCCGCCAATCTCTCAAATGGCCAATTTCTCAATCAGCTCAACGGCAGCTGCGACGCCGTCTTCCTTGGCTAGTTCGTGCGCAAGTGTTTCTGCATGGGAGGCAAACGACTTGTCTTTCACAATGCCTCGAAGACCATGGGCGAGTTTGTCTGCGGTCATCCTTTTTTGCGGCAAGGGCGGCGGGCCCGCGCCCAAATCCGCAACCCGGTGTCCCCAAAAGGGTTGGTCCCCAAAATAGGGCGCGACCAATTGTGGGCGTCCCGCCCGAAAAGCAGCAGCGGTTGTGCCAGCGCCACCGTGATGCACAACCGCACTCATGAGTGGAAAGAGCTTGTCGTGAGGGGCGCCATCAATCGCAAAGACGGTGTCCGGTAGATCACCCGCCGTGAGACCTCCCCATCCTGTTGCAATCACACCGCGACATTCGGCTTTGGTAAGCGCCTCAATGACCATCCGTGCTTTTGCTACCGGATCTTTATCTGTCATGCTGCCAAAGCCCACATAGACCGGTGGTGACCCCGCATTTAGGAACGCCTGCAGGTCGTCCGGTGGCGTCCAGCCAGATGTGTCATCAAGGAACCAATAGCCTGTGACATGCGCCGACTCTGGCCAGTCTGTCGGGCGCGGCACCACATGTTGTGAAAAGGCATGCAGAACAGGGAGCGTTTTGCCTTTTATCTCACCGCCGCGGGCAAAGCGTGGGAGCGGCGCCAGGCCAAGGGTGCCAGTCCGCCAGCTGTTCAGCTGTTTGGAGAACATGGCGCGCTGTGCGCGGATTGCACTATAGGTCCATCTGTTGAGCCGCCGCCCCAGAATTCCATTTCCAAGCCCTGCAATAGCAAAGTCACCGGTGGGCACAATGATCGGCTGCAAAGCCGTTTGAATGACAGGAATGTTGAGCGCTTCCCCGAGGTCCGTCGCGACGGGCACTTTGGGGTGGTAGAGAATGAGGTCCGCGCCGTCGCTCGCCTGGGTGCTGCCATCAATGATTTCGGCAGTGATTTTCTGGCTGATTTCGCGAAAGTTGCGAATGATGGCAAAGAGACTGCCTGAGATCAGGTCGCGGCCCTCTGGTGATTGGAGCAGCGCCTGAAGGTCAAGTCCGCCTGAGACATAGTCAAAACCAAAGCTTTGCACCCATTCAGCAAAGTTTTCGGGGCCGCTGATCACCACATCATGTCCCGCAGCACGTAGCCCCAACGCCAAGGCGACATAGGGCTGCATATCACCCCGTGTCCCAAGGGTCAGGATCGCAATCCGCATGCTGGCCTCCCAACTCGCCATTCTTGTGGCACCTGAAAGTCTGTCATCAACGCCGCCTGTTGCCTAGAGGCCGAACTCACTCATGAGTACGGGGCGACCTTCGTCGATGGAGCGGTGCGCTGCAAGCCCCATGGCAACTGCTTTGAGGCCATCTTGCGCCGTAACTTTTGCGGGGGTGCCTTCTGTAATCGCTTTCTGGAAATCGAGATGCTGGAAATAGCTGGCACCGTGATGGTACCCCGCCTTCAAGACAGCTTCATCAACCGGCACATGAACGGTCTGAACGTCTTTTGGGCTCCTAGGCGCTAATGTGACATTGCCATCGGGAATATGGCATTCAGCCTTTCCGACATGGCCGACCGCGCTCAGCTCTTCCTGGTGGCGGGAGCCTTCAGCAAACATACAGAGATCGTGCATGGCGCGTACACCATTGTCGAAATCCACAATCACAAAAGCATTGTCGAGAATGTCAGGTGTTTCGCCGCCATAGGTTTCGTCCAGATGGTTCACATCTTGGGCGCCGCTGGCATAGACGCGCACCGGCTCTCCCTGCACCACATGGCGCATCATATCGAAATAGTGACAGCTCTTTTCGACCAGCGTTCCACCGGTGTTTCGACTGAACCGGTTCCAATCCCCGATTTTCGGCAAAAATGGAAAACGATGTTCTCGAATCGCGAACATTTTGAGCGTGCCAACGGTACCGCCATGCACTTCCTCGACGAACCGTGTCACCGGAGGCATATAGCGATACTCCATCCCGACCCAGAAGACACCCTTGTGGGAAGCTGCTCGTGTGGTGACCTCCTGGGCATCTTCCAATGTGGTGCAGAGCGGTTTTTCGCAGAGCACATGAAGATCGGTTGCCCAGACGTCCTCCAGGACACTTGCATGGGTGAAATTGGGACTTGCAATCACAAGCGCATCAACCTTGTCCGACGCCAGCAGGTCCCGATGATCGGTGAAAACACCCACATCATGAGCCCCACCTTTTAAGAGTGTTGAGGTGGCCCAGTCTCGTGATCCCTGATGAGGGTCTGAGATTGCGGTGACCACCGCGTCATCCGTAATGGCGATGTTCATGATGTGCTCAATGCCCATCATGCCCGTCCCGATGATTCCATACCGCAAGGGGGAGACCATGTTGAAAGACCTCTTCTGACCAAATCGTCCCGTGACAGCGGGGTCAGAGTAGATAAACTCAGGACCATGACTGACTTATCCATTACCCCAGAATTCCGCCTACTCGGCAAGAGCGGCCTGTCTGTTTTTCCCATTGCTTATGGCATGTGGCGCTTTGCAGGCACCAGCACGAAAGAGGCGCGCGCGAAAATTGAAGCAGCGCTTGGTGCTGGGATGACCCTGTTCGACACCGCCGACATATATGGAGTGGATGGAGACGGCGCCTTTGGTGACGCTGAGAAACTGTTTGGCGAGGTGCTGAGAGAAACACCCTCTTTGCGGGAGAAGATGGTGATTGCGAGCAAGGGCGGCATTGTTCTTGGCCTGCCCTATGACTCGAGCACTGACTATCTTGCCTCTGCGTGCGATGCGTCTCTCAAACGCATGGGTGTTGAGCAGATCGATCTCTACCAGATCCATCGTCCGGACATTCTGGCACATCCCCAGGAAGTGGCAGGCGCTCTCACGAAGCTGCGGGAGCAGGGCAAAATTTCTCACGTGGGTATCTCCAATCACACCCCGGCACAGTTTGAGGCGTTGCAGGCGCATTTGGATTTCCCGATTGTGACCAACCAGCCAGAGATTTCCTGCTGGGCGCTCGACCCTTTCTTTGACGGCACCCTAGATCAATGCATGCAACATGGTGTGACGCCGCTCGCCTGGTCGCCGCTGGCTGGCGGCCGCCTCGCTTTGGCAAAGAAAGAAGCCTTGAAGGAAGAAGACGGGGATTGCCTCGTTGCGACCCAGGCCCTGCTGGACAACAAAGCGGGTGAAGCGGGGGTCACCCGCGAGGCTGTGGCTCTTGCCTGGCTGTTGGCGCATCCGGCAGACATCATCCCCATCATTGGTACACAGAACCTGAAACGCATTGCGGCAGCGACAGATGCGTTCAAGGTCACCTTTGACCGGCAAAGCTGGTATGCCATTTTGCAGGCATCGATGGGGGAGAAACTGCCATGACGGGTCCGATGGAAGTGTCCTGGTTTTCTGCCCTGTGTGACGATGATTATGAATATTTGGGTGTGCCGGAAGACTGTCTGAAAAGCTCGCTTGCACATTGTGGTGAGATCACACAAGCAGCTGAAAAGGGGGGCTTTGACAATATTCTTCTGCCAAGTGGCTATCAGCTCGGCATGGATTCTGTTGCTTTTGCCGGGGCCATGGCAGCGCTCACGAGCAAGATCAATCTTTTGCTTGCGATCCGCTGTGGGGAGATGTGGCCCCCACAGCTTGCCCGGCAAGTTGCAACCCTTGATCAGATGCTGGGCGGACGCCTCACCATCAACATCATTTCAAGTGATATGCCGGGTCAGGTCATGGCATCACCAGAGCGCTACGGCCGTACATTGGAAGTAATGCAGCTTCTGAAATCCTTGCTGGACGGCAAACCGGTGAACCATCAGGGCGAGCATTATCAGCTGGAGTTGGAGCCACCGCGTATGGGGACAGTGTCGGGAAAATGCCCACCCTTCTATTTTGGTGGTCTTTCTCCGGCAGCAAGAGACGTCGCCGCGAAAGCAGCAGATGTGTTTCTCATGTGGCCGGACGAAGAGCCCAACGTCGCCGCCATTCTAGACGATATGAAAGCGCGGGCTGCTGAGGCGGGGCGCACTCTTCGCTATGGCTACCGTGTTCATGTCATTGTCCGCGAAACTGAAGCGCAAGCGCTTGATTATACGCGCACACTGATGAGCAAGCTGGACGATGCAGAAGGCGAGGCTATTCGGAAAAAATCTCTGGATGCAGCCTCTGAAGGCGTGCGCCGCCAGGCCGAGATGCGAGACCGTGCCGATGATGATGGTTTTGCAGAAGAAAACCTCTGGACCGGAATTGGTCGGGCGCGCTCCGGCTGTGGCGCAGCCATTGTCGGTGACCCGGATCAGGTATTGAAGAAGTTGCAGCGCTATCAGGCGATGGGCTTAGACGCGTTTATCCTGTCAGGCTACCCCCATGCGGCGGAATGCGACCTGTTTGCCCGCTATGTGTTGCCAAACCTCAATCACAAGCCCCTAGAGTTTGCTGCATGAAGAAGTTTCGAACCTGCCTCTTCCTCGCGCTTGCCATGGTGGCGTCGTCACCTGCATTGGCGACCTGGTCGATTGTTGCCGTCGATCCGGAGACAGGTGAGGTTGGGATCGCAGCTGCAAGCTGTTCCACGGGTGTTCGGCTTATCGCAGGGCTAGTTCCGGGAAAAGGTGCAGTCGCCGCTCAGGCAGCGACAAGTTTTCTGGGGCGAGACGTGGCGATGGAGATGATCTCAGATGGGGACCGCGCAGACATCATCGTCCGTAAGCTCGCCGATGAGGACCTATATGCGAGCCCAATCAGAATAGGGTTGCAGTGGTTGCAATATGGCCTCGTGACACTCAATCCGTCACCAAAGGCTGGCACCCTTACCGGCTATTCAGTGCCGGACGATTGGGGCGCAGTTCATGGGGACGATTATTCAGTGCAAGGCAACACGCTCCGACCAGGTGTCGTTGATGCCGTTGCGACGGCGTGGCAGCTGGACACGGTTGGAAGTTGCCGAAAGCCGCTGGCGCAAAGGCTGTTGCGTGCGCTTGAAGCCGGAAGAGACGCTGGCGGCGATAATCGCTGTCCGATTGAGGCATCCTCCTACGCGGCGTTTCTGTTCGTCGCAAAGCCTGAGGATGATGCGGACGCACCTTCGGTGATGCTGGAAGCACCTCGACACTTTTCTGGGCTCGAAATGACCTGGCAGATCCCTCTGGGCTTCACGCCGGACCCAAACCTGCCCGAGCCGGTTGCACATCTGCGGCAACTTTATGCTGCTCAAGCCCCAGAGCGGGCTTGTGGGGAGTGAGGGGGAGATTGTGATATGAACAAGAAAGATAAATTCGCGCTGGGCACACAGGCGCCCCAAAAACCCCAGACGCCCCAAAAATCCCAGACGCCCCAGACGCAATCATCCTCCTTCAGGTTGGGTTTCGAAGACGATGATCTTTTAAAACGTGATGAATTGCGTCCTGTACGGCTGCAGCTGGAGCTGTTGAAGCCTGATCTCATTCTTGAAGAACTTCAGGTGCGCTCAACCATTGTTGTCTTCGGATCTGCACGGGTGCCGGATCCGGAGACGGTGGAGCGCGATTGTAAGGCTGCGCGCCAGCGATTGGAGGAGACACCGAACGACCCGGAATGTGCGAAGGACCTCAAACGGGCGGAACGAAAACGCGAGCATTGCCGCTACTATAGTGAAGCGCGGAAGTTTGCAGAGATTGTGTCGAAGGAAGCGCAGTCAAACACCCATCTTGACTATGTCATCGCGACAGGTGGTGGGCCGGGAATTATGGAAGCCGCTAATCGTGGCGCGGCAGATGCCGGTGCCATGTCGGTGGGCTTCAATATCGCTTTGCCCCACGAGCAATTTCCCAATCCCTATATCTCGCCGGAGCTTTGCTTTCAGTTCCACTACTTCGCGCTCCGGAAAATGCACTTCCTGATGCGCGCCAAAGCGCTTGTCATTTTTCCAGGCGGTTTTGGCACATTGGATGAGCTGTTTGAGACACTCACTCTCATCCAGACCGGTAAGATAGACCCTATGCCTGTGCTATTGTTCGGCGAGTCTTACTGGCGCCGTATCGTCAACTTCGAGGCGATGGCCGAGGAAGGCATGATCGCAGAAGAAGACTTGAGCATTTTCACCTTTGTCGAAAGTGCAGAGCAGGCATGGGCCCACATAAACGCCTTCTACGCAGAGGGGGACGCTCCACCTCCCCTGATGCGCTCATCGCCTCTCTGAATGCTCTCATTAATGATCTTTGTGTTGGGCGAAGCTGTCATTGCGGGCGGCGATGGCGCTGACTATGTGGCATTTTATGGAGGAGGATGCCGACCCACCAATTTGGGTTGCTAAGTAGAATGGCTGTGCCTAGGCTTTTCTTCAGGAGGAAGCCGATGAAATACGATCTGATTCATGTGACACCGCTCAATCCGGTGATCGGAGCCGAAATTCACGGTGTAGATCTATCCAAGCCTTTGGGTGAGGCGACCTTCAAGGAAATTGAATCAGCGCTGCACCAGCATTTGGTTGTCTTTTTCCGTGGTCAGGATCTGAGCCCTGACTCCCACATGGCATTTGCCTCTCAGTTCGGGGAGCTGGAACCTCCCCATCCCTTCTTCCCGAAGATCGACAGTCATCCGCAGATTTCTGTTCTTGAAAACGACGAAGGCCGACCACCGGAAACCAACTACTGGCACACCGACGTCACCTGGCGCGATAAGCCGCCTATCGGGTCTGTCCTCTATGGTGCGGACATTCCGCTATCTGGCGGTGACACACTTTGGGCGAACATGTACGCCGCTTATGACCGGCTCCCCGATGATCTAAAGGCAAAGCTTGAGGACATGCGGACTGTGCATTCCATTGAAGTGTTCGATGCGTCTCAAAATTATGACAATGCCAAAGACAAGGCAGCGCTTTCAGAGATCCTGAAAAAATACCCGCCCCAATCTCATCCCATCATCCGCACGCACCCGGTCACCGGTCGCAAAGCACTGTTCGTTAATGCCACCTTCACGCAACACATTGAAGGCGTGGACACCGCTGAAAGTGATGCGCCTCTTCAAGTCCTCTACGATGTAGTGAAACTGCCGGAAGTGCAGGTTCGCTTTTCTTGGACCAAGGGGGCGGTCGCAGTTTGGGATAATCGGGCAACGCAGCACTATGCTGTGGCAGACTATTGGCCGCAATATCGCCGTATGCACCGCATCACAATCAATGGTGACAAGCCGGTCTAAGCCGCAAGTCAAGCACCCGGATCAATCACGGCGCCCGTTGCTGGGTCTAGCGTGATAACGGTGAGCCCGGCTTGTTTCCAGGCCGCGATGCCACCGGCCAGATGTTTTGTCTCTCCGCCCAGAAGAGCTGCTGCTTTGTCGGCAGCCATTGCGGAGCGTTTCCCTGATCCGCATTGAAACACGACCTTTGACGGATCGTCGAGAGGCAGGAAAGCGGGATCAAACGTCGATAGCGGCATATTGAGGGCCCCGTGGATGCGCTCAACCGCAAACTCCCGAGGCTCACGCACATCAATCAACAGCGCTTTGTGATCTTTAAGAAGGGCATGGGTTTCGTCTGGGCTTAGGTCGGTTAACATCATTCGTCTCCCTGGGG
The DNA window shown above is from Parvibaculaceae bacterium PLY_AMNH_Bact1 and carries:
- a CDS encoding rhodanese-like domain-containing protein (Derived by automated computational analysis using gene prediction method: Protein Homology.), translating into MMLTDLSPDETHALLKDHKALLIDVREPREFAVERIHGALNMPLSTFDPAFLPLDDPSKVVFQCGSGKRSAMAADKAAALLGGETKHLAGGIAAWKQAGLTVITLDPATGAVIDPGA